Proteins encoded by one window of Salvia splendens isolate huo1 chromosome 7, SspV2, whole genome shotgun sequence:
- the LOC121742600 gene encoding shewanella-like protein phosphatase 2 codes for MDCATVPSLISEFVNTFVDFSVSGGIFLPPEPESVKNSTSPLRTVFPQPARLVAVGDIHGDLPKAKSALRLAGLIGADDRWSGATATVVQVGDIFDRGGDEIKLLYFFERLRREAAKAGGTVITMNGNHEIMNVDADFRFVARQGVKEFEDWGFWQCVGNGMKRMCLGIGSDLVFRDLLDGVPDEIPGIPPEYLNGIRVRIAALRPNGLISSRFLSKNQTVVVVGDSVFAHGGLLEKHVAYGLERLNEEVRDWIRGLSEKVENRLVRGSDSVVWLRSFSNKLVKDGDCSILEHVLETIPGARRMIMGHTIQEEGISSACGGRAIRIDVGMSKLCGDRFPEVLEIDEKSELKVWTSNPLYIKRQYDAIPKDGLGSLIPDQRPRQVEVNA; via the coding sequence ATGGATTGCGCAACCGTTCCGTCTCTCATCTCCGAATTCGTTAACACATTCGTCGATTTCTCCGTCAGCGGCGGCATTTTCCTGCCTCCGGAACCGGAATCGGTTAAAAACTCCACCAGTCCTCTGCGAACCGTGTTTCCTCAGCCCGCCCGCCTCGTCGCCGTTGGAGACATCCACGGCGATCTACCCAAGGCTAAATCGGCCCTGAGGCTCGCCGGCTTGATCGGAGCGGACGACCGATGGTCTGGCGCCACCGCCACCGTTGTCCAAGTAGGCGACATATTCGACCGCGGCGGCGACGAGATTAAGCTTCTTTATTTCTTCGAGAGATTACGGAGGGAGGCGGCCAAGGCCGGCGGCACGGTCATCACGATGAACGGGAACCACGAAATCATGAACGTCGACGCGGATTTCCGGTTCGTAGCGCGCCAGGGGGTTAAGGAGTTCGAAGATTGGGGGTTTTGGCAATGTGTTGGTAATGGTATGAAGAGAATGTGTTTAGGAATTGGTAGCGATCTCGTGTTTAGGGATTTGCTTGACGGCGTGCCGGATGAGATCCCGGGGATTCCGCCGGAGTATTTGAACGGAATTAGGGTTCGGATTGCTGCTCTGCGCCCTAATGGATTGATCTCGAGTAGATTTCTGTCGAAGAATCAGactgtggtggtggtgggggacTCGGTGTTTGCTCACGGCGGCTTGTTGGAGAAGCACGTGGCTTACGGACTGGAGCGGCTGAATGAAGAGGTGAGGGATTGGATTCGTGGATTGAGCGAGAAGGTGGAGAACCGGCTGGTGAGGGGATCGGACTCGGTTGTTTGGTTGAGGAGCTTCTCGAACAAGCTGGTGAAGGACGGGGATTGTTCGATTCTGGAGCATGTGCTGGAGACTATCCCGGGGGCGAGGAGGATGATCATGGGGCACACGATTCAGGAAGAGGGGATTAGCTCTGCCTGTGGCGGCCGCGCCATAAGAATTGATGTGGGAATGTCTAAGCTGTGTGGTGATCGTTTTCCTGAGGTTTTGGAGATTGATGAGAAGTCAGAGCTCAAGGTTTGGACATCCAATCCTTTGTATATCAAACGGCAGTATGATGCTATTCCGAAAGATGGTTTAGGTTCTTTGATCCCTGATCAAAGGCCAAGACAGGTTGAGGTGAATGCTTGA